In a single window of the Elaeis guineensis isolate ETL-2024a chromosome 4, EG11, whole genome shotgun sequence genome:
- the LOC140857028 gene encoding hevamine-A-like encodes MAPSGLARFLLFLILSLIFSLSDAGRIAIYWGQNGNEGTLAETCATGDYAFVNLAFLCTFGASNTPQLNLAGHCDPYSNGCTSLSQDIKSCQAKGVKVMLSIGGGAGAYSLTSKDDARQVARYIWNNYLGGHSSSRPLGDAVLDGVDFDIEGGSPDHYDDLARYLSAYSAKGKKVYLTAAPQCPYPDAWVGGALDTGLFDYVWVQFYNNPPCQYSSGDAANLEDAWKQWTSGIKATNIFLGLPAAPDAAGSGFIPIGDLKSQVLPALKKSSKYGGVMLWSKYYDDQTGYSKAIKPDV; translated from the coding sequence ATGGCACCATCTGGTCTTGCACGGTTCCTACTCTTCCTCATCCTTTCCTTGATATTCTCCCTCTCCGACGCCGGACGCATTGCCATCTACTGGGGCCAGAACGGCAACGAGGGCACCCTCGCCGAGACCTGCGCCACTGGAGACTATGCCTTCGTCAACCTGGCCTTCCTTTGCACCTTCGGTGCCAGCAACACTCCGCAGCTCAACCTCGCAGGCCACTGCGACCCTTACTCCAATGGCTGCACCAGCTTGAGCCAAGACATCAAGTCCTGCCAGGCCAAAGGCGTCAAGGTCATGCTTTCCATCGGCGGCGGTGCTGGGGCATACTCTTTGACTTCCAAAGATGACGCCAGGCAGGTAGCTAGATACATCTGGAACAACTACCTCGGCGGGCACTCCTCTTCTCGGCCTCTAGGTGATGCGGTGCTCGACGGCGTCGACTTTGACATCGAGGGAGGGAGCCCGGACCACTACGATGATCTGGCGAGGTACCTCTCAGCTTATAGTGCCAAGGGGAAGAAGGTCTACTTGACGGCGGCGCCGCAGTGTCCCTACCCGGATGCTTGGGTCGGTGGAGCCCTCGACACCGGGCTCTTCGACTACGTCTGGGTGCAATTCTACAATAATCCACCATGCCAGTATTCTTCGGGGGATGCGGCCAACCTAGAGGATGCTTGGAAGCAATGGACGTCGGGGATCAAGGCGACCAATATCTTCCTCGGCTTGCCGGCGGCGCCAGATGCGGCGGGGAGTGGTTTCATTCCGATCGGGGACCTCAAGTCTCAGGTGCTTCCGGCGCTGAAGAAGTCTAGCAAGTATGGAGGGGTGATGCTGTGGTCCAAGTACTATGATGACCAGACTGGGTACAGCAAGGCTATCAAGCCTGATGTTTGA